In one Shewanella loihica PV-4 genomic region, the following are encoded:
- a CDS encoding nucleoside hydrolase, translated as MVQKIILDTDPGIDDAMAILFAEAHPGISLEAITCVYGNATIDNATANALFLKQKYALKADVVKGADRPLVRPPVGPTTIVHGETGFGDFHAPSVKDLQADPRPAYQYIIDSVRAQPGEITLVAVGPLTNLALALQAAPDIVDLVREVVVMGGAFGVNGHRGNVTPYAEANIHDDPHAADLVFTARWPVTIIGLDVTQQSFFTREYLDELRDAAGEPGEFIWTISRFYLKFYSQKLGLEGCHVHDPSAIAYVIDKSLFTLRDGPVRVVTDGPAEGHTIQKFDGRQYPHDEWHDKPSQRIGVAVEDKRLLALYRQTLVDYGKR; from the coding sequence ATGGTGCAGAAAATTATTTTAGATACGGATCCAGGCATAGACGATGCGATGGCGATACTGTTCGCTGAGGCACATCCTGGTATCTCGCTCGAGGCGATCACCTGTGTTTATGGCAATGCCACGATAGATAATGCCACGGCCAACGCGCTATTTTTAAAGCAGAAATATGCGCTAAAGGCGGATGTGGTTAAGGGCGCCGACAGGCCTCTGGTGAGACCGCCGGTGGGTCCGACAACTATTGTCCATGGCGAGACAGGCTTTGGCGATTTTCATGCGCCCAGCGTCAAAGATCTTCAGGCGGATCCCAGACCCGCTTATCAATATATTATCGATAGCGTGCGGGCACAGCCCGGCGAGATCACCCTGGTGGCAGTCGGGCCGCTGACCAATTTAGCCCTCGCATTACAGGCGGCGCCGGATATTGTCGATCTGGTAAGAGAGGTGGTGGTGATGGGCGGCGCCTTCGGCGTCAATGGGCATAGGGGCAATGTAACCCCCTATGCCGAGGCCAATATTCATGACGATCCCCATGCGGCAGATCTGGTTTTTACCGCGCGTTGGCCTGTGACCATCATAGGCTTGGATGTAACGCAGCAGAGCTTCTTTACCCGTGAGTATCTCGATGAACTGCGGGATGCGGCAGGGGAGCCGGGGGAGTTTATCTGGACCATTAGCCGCTTCTATCTCAAGTTTTATTCTCAAAAGCTGGGGCTGGAAGGCTGCCATGTACACGACCCATCGGCTATTGCCTATGTGATCGATAAGAGCCTGTTTACCCTGCGAGACGGTCCGGTTCGGGTGGTCACCGATGGGCCGGCCGAAGGCCATACCATACAGAAATTTGATGGTCGTCAGTATCCCCACGACGAGTGGCACGATAAGCCGTCTCAGCGTATAGG